The window CCTCTGGAAGCATCAACCCCTGTTGCCTTAATTGTTCATCTGGTCTCTCCCTAACCCAAACCTCATTTTCCACAGGGGAAGACAGAAGGGCTGTGGTTTCTTGTTTAGCTTAGGTCTTTTTACACGTTTTATAGGCTCAGATTATGGAGCCCTTTTATATAGGCTTAAACCAGCCCCTCTGAAAGCTGTAACCACTGgcaaggaaggagagggggcagaaggcagcagcaaggagaCGAGTAGTAACCTCGTGCCctggctttgcagcagcaggtaCACTGGCTGTTCCCATACACTACTGGGGCTGTGTCCATTGAGCTCTCCCAGTGGCACTGCACAGGCtacagggaagaaaggaaggaagcagcagaaagcctGGTCCATAGTAGACAGATTCTGTaatagattagatattaggaaaaagctttttactgtgatggtggtgagacattgagaagctgtggctgccccatccctggcagtgctcaaggccaggttggacaggtctagtggaaggtgtccgtgcccatggaactagatgagctttaaggtcctttccagcccaaaccattgtTTGATCCTGGATAAATATCTAGTTTGGGGAATTGGGATGCTAAGGAACAGGAAGGAGCTATTAGAGCTTTTCCAAGCTTCATTTGAGAACAATTTGCTCATCAGCAGGAGAGGCCTGGGGCAGGtagagctgcagcctccccccATGCTTCAGTCAGCATATTCGAGCAATGAAATAGGTTTCCAGGgctgctgagcagcctcagATGTTGCATTAAACCTCATGGAAAGCATTTCCGAACTGTTTCCCTCTGGGCCTTCTTTTAATGAGGCATTTTAGCATTAAATTCTCTTGtttaatgaaggaaaacagttttgctaGCCAAAAACCAGGAGTATTTGTGCCGGACAGCAGGTGCTGTGCTTAAGATAAGGAAAATCTGTTGCATCTACTAGTATTGCAGGGAATGGGCTGAGCAGAAGGCGAGCTTATCTGTTCTGCTTCTGCCTCAGGAGCTGTTGTTAGGGACTGTTCTGGCAGAGCAGTTCCCAGGGGAGGAACAAAAGCATCAGCAGTGATGGTGATTTGGCTGGAGGTGAGTGAGAGAAGCAGAACTTTCTCCTCCCAGTCTCAgggtttttccccccctttccctcaGTTTATTATGCCAAGGCCTGGCTGAAAGGTTTGTGCATGGTGAGAagtgaagggggaaaagggaaaaggaaaaagaaaaaggaaaaggaaaaaaataagaagaaaaaagacttttAGAGCCTTTTTCTGCTACCAGTGGAATTGGGAAAATAATGTATCAGTGATGCAGAAACAACTGTCAGTGATGGGGAAAGCCAGAGCAAAAAGTGCTAAATGCACACACCTGTGGTACTGTCCCTGCTGGCTTCTTTCCCTTTGGCCTTCCAAATTCTGCACTCATTGCTCTGTCTGGTTTTAGCTTCcttgctttccctctccctAACAGCAGCCTCTGTATCTTCAAAAGGCTGttactcatagaatcatagaacagtttgtgttggaagggaccttaaaggtcattaTTAATCTGTTATTCTGGCCTTGGCACCATCATTTCTCCTCTCTTACCTTGCCTCATCCCCCATTGCTCTTTTCTGGGTGAAGACTTAAATCCTCCCTGGAGCTGGCTAGCATGCCATTGGGAACACAGCTCGGAACCCCATCAAAGGCCAGGCAGCACATATTAAACAAGAACCGGAGACAGCTGTGAAGATAACAGGCAAACCTGTGGAAGTTAGTAACAGGCAGAAGGAATTTCCCCCTTAGGAGACCCTAATGAACAAGCAAGCCCAGAAAGCACACTCCTGCTGTATGGAAAAGCGTGTGGATGTGATGGTTTCATCCCTTGTTGATGTGGCTGCTCCCTCTGTTGTACAGTAGTTTTGTGAacaggaggcaggaggagcaaCTGTATTGTTATGTTTAACAGCTCTGGTGAGTATCTTAGGGCCAGGGGCTCAGGCTGGGGAccagagggagctgctgtgctgccacCTCCTTTGCTGTAGCACTGTGCCTGCAGCCCAAGCACCTTGGATGGAAGTAGTAGAGAGCAGCCTGTGCCTGCAAACCCACAGCCCCTCCTGGTGCCCCTGTTATTTAATGCTCAAATGACTGTCACGAATGCCTGGGAAAAGGGCTGCGTGTGGAATAATGTttgaaatctattttaaaagaaacacacacaaaaaaaaagaaaaaccctgtaaatgttctttttattaGATAGTGGAGCTAATTTATCCTGTATTCCCTACTGTAATGCTTTTTTTATATTGAAAGGATTTGGTTTTGGTAATATAAAGCAGAACACAAGCCTGAAGCACTCTCTGCACGGATTTTGTGTGcgtttcttaagaaaaaaaggtaaaaaaataataaaaataaaaataaaagaaagatattGTGACAGTGAAGTGAAACAGCTTTAATTTTCACTATTTGCTCGGTGGTAAGTACAGTCACTTTCTTTACCGGAGGAGAAAGAATGAACTCAGGTACAGCAGCTAAAATGAGGTATAAACTGAAGTGTCCCATTCTCCTCCTatgcccccctccccaccccaagtAAAAACCCCTTGACCAGAAAGGAGGCCAGCTTAGGACAGACAGAACCTCTCCTTTGGCACCAGCTCCAGTTTGCCAGCTATTAGTTAGGTGTGAATAAGGTGATGGAGGGAGTGATGTGAATGATGAGCTTCCTTCACCCTCAACAACAAGGGTTTGGGTCCATCTCTGGCAGAGAAAAGGGGTCAGCCTTGGTCCTGGCTTGTACCCTCTGGGGAACATGACTCCCAACCCAGCATGTTACACAAATGCAGGTAATCCCTTGCAGGTTCCTTTGGGAGAGGGTTTCAGTCCAAGGCCTTTCTCACAGTTTAACATAAGGAAACTGAAGACTGTGGAAATGGAGTTGTTCTTCTTCAGCAGATCAGTAGCAGAGCGTGAAGTGATGCTTTGGATCCCAAATTATATACCAGCACTTCTGTCCTTAGGGATGCAGTtctgtacaaacatttcagcatcctcctcccttttcccccatTCACAACAGAGTGAAGACAACCAGCACAGttgggctctggcagcactgtgGATGCTCTGCCCGGGCTCCATCCTCAAGCCACCCTGAGAAACTCTGTCTTCAACCTCACCTACTACAAACTCACCTCCTCAAGTGGGCCTGGCCATGTTTCTCCTGCTGCACCTTGTTGATGGGAACAGGCCAGGGACCACAGCCTTTGCTAGGCAGAGGCATCTATTTGCCCCTTCTCACTTAACTGTAAAAGTAGCATACAGCCCCAGTCCCATTCCATGCTTTCTACATGGTCCATTATAGCAAGATGGAGCAAGAAGCATGAGGATAAAAAAACTTCTTCATCTCTCCCTGTTCAGGACCAGGTAACAAGTAGCATGAAATCTCCTATGTGGCCACTCCTCTATGTTGAAGCAGAAAACTGTGGTTTCCCTGTGCTAAGTTTTGCAGAGGCAGTTGCTAAGCATGGACCAGAGGAGTCCAACCTCACCTGACTTAAAGCTCCTTTGGAAagctccttccttcccacctGATTTAACCGTCAAGAGGTCTTTGGAGAACTGCTGTCACATAGTGCAGTAACTCATTCCTCTCACCTGCAGCCATTGTCAGACCCAGAGTCATAACTAAGCTCCTAGGacctgcagccagcacacaTGGGAGGATAGCATTAAAGGGACCTTCCATTTCCTTCTTATACAAGATTGCTTTTGCTGTGGTCAGTTTACTTGTCTTCTAGAAATATAtctcccacccccccaaaaaccccacgATCAAGCTGTGTATACATTCGTGTGAcccccaaaacacaaagaatCAAGCTTCACGTACCTATACCAACAACTACAGCCAAAGTGCTGCACGGATGCCACTGCAGCTGCCCATGCAAGTGGTGTGCAGGGTGAGAGCAAAGCCATCACACACAGCTCCCACACACAGCACCATTCTGTCTGATTTGTGGTACCCACCAGGCTGCCCTTGATCATTTCCTGCCTCACAGGGAAAAGGTTTCCCTCTTACAGACCAGTTCTTCCACCTGAACAGGAAGGCTCCTCTTGTATCTAAGTTTTAGTTGCTCAGTATCGCATCTGGGACATGGTGAAAGCAGCTTGGCAGGCACGTGTTGATGGCAGGCTCCAGGATTCAGGATGTTGCCTCTCCATTGGACTTTCTTCTCAGGGAAGGAAGAATTACAATTGTGATGTTTCCTGGTCCAACTATTCCCAATATTCTCACCTGACAGACATTCTGCATGGCCAGCAGGTACAATGCACACAGTGTCCCAAGTTTATGCAGCTGCTTCTAAATGCAAAAGCACTAACACGACATACAGTAACTACCCACTACCTTCTTCTAACTCTACTTAGATATTAAATAGCCATAGATCCCAGTCTCACCAGCAGCTTGAGGGCTGTTGTTCACACAAGCACTTCTATTTCAATAGGCATCTTTATACTGGGATTTTGGGATGTCAGCTCTATTCCAGGGCATGCTTTGATCCAGTCAACAGTAGTGCATGAGTAAGAAGTCCATATCTTGTACACAGACCTTGTGGCTTTAAGTCACATGGAGAACAAAAAATGCCACCCTCCAGCTGTGGACAGGGATAATCTGCAAGGAAAGCACTAGGAAGTACAGCAGCTAATGCTGTTAAGCCCAGGAGGTGTTAAACACACTGGCCAGTGAGCACTAAAGCACATTTAATCTGTCCTTGACTGAGCTACAGAAGGAAGTGATGCCTTCATATGTCCCACTCCTTGCTTTCTTCATCCCAGTTAAGTATCTTAATGCTGCAAACTTTGGtcctccctgccccatccctggcagtgttcaaggccaggctggatgggccttggagcaacctggtttagtggaaggtgtccctgcctgtggcagagcattggaactggatcagctttaaggtccttttcaactcaaaccattctgtcattctgtgatgCCTGCACATTAGCAGAGCTGGAACACCATCTTCCACAGCTGGGGCTCATTGCCCCATGCAGCTGTATTGATGCTCGCTCTGCTCTTACAAGTAACTACACCAGCATTCCAGCCCCTGTTTAGCTAAAGCATCACCATACCTCAACCCCCCCAactactaccatcagtaaagCTGCAGCTGTAGGAAGTGCTCTGGGTGAAGGAGACAGAACCCCAGCCTAGAAACTTCAAGAAACATCCCATGCAAGATGTCTTTGTGCTCAGTGGGCCGTTTCCAATAGCTTCCTTCACTTCCCACATACTACAGCTCAAGCTGCTTGGCTGTTCCCAGTGCTGTCCCTGCAGAGGGACCAAACAAGGGAtctccatcttcttttcctcctgctgagcTTTGCACAGCACCCAGTGCAAAACTACATGTGAAGTGGCCCCTCTGGcagcaaggaaggaagaagagctaTTTGCAAAGCACTGAACTCAGCCTAGCCCCATCCAGCTCCCTAGGCAGTCCATACTGGCTAAGAGGGAAGCAGGATGTACATAAGGACATACCCCACCAGGTGAGTGGCCAGGCTTAcaatgggagcagcagcatcctccatTGGCTATCTCACCATCCTGCCTCCTCAGGGATTTGGTTTCAATGTGCTGGTCTTGGTTTGTGCTTTGTTCTAGCGGGTTCCGAGCCTGTGATCCCATCAGCCAGTTCCATCCTGCAAGGAAACTGGCTCTTCCCTGAGCCTGCCAGGCTCACACACCTCCCTGAGCCTTCCTCCCACTGCTCCTCACCTCCTGCAGAAGGactggggatgctgctccccTCTGTTTAACCAGGCAATGCCACCAGCACCGGGTTACACACTGATTCATGCCGGTaaagtggaaaaggaggaaacccCTTTAGAACCAAAAGGgactaacaaaaataaaccaaaaagaaacGAAAGTTATAATTATAACGCAAAATTACCGACACAAaccccccctcccacccttcCCATAACAAAAAGCCCAGGAATTAGACTTTCTTGGGACGGCGTCCGACTTGGTAGTAATAATAAATGctgatgaggatgaagaggacTCTGCTGACCAGGAGGAGCATGGCACCGGTGGCTATCCGGCTACTCTCAACCAGGGAGACAGTGGTAactggaggagaaggagggagacAAGGCAGAGGTTGGTGATGAAGAAACAGATGCAGACAAACAGcacaaagctgttttctgctgccCTCTAACGTGGTGATTTAGCAAGGCCTGCTAAGCCTTTGGAGCACAGGAGCTTTCAGCACAGGCTCATCCACACGAACCCAAGGCAGAGGCTCTTAGCTTGATTTCACAGCCTTGAAGTTAGCCACAGACCCACAGAGCTCTAaactcagccccacatcccagcgGCCACAATCTGAACAGGTCACTCAAGCCAATAGAAGTTCCCACCATGCTCAGCTATTAATTGTGGATGTTGTGTGTTCCTGAGCTTGCTCTGAGGCTTGGCCACATCAGTGctgataaatattttacagCTTTAGAAGCATCCACAAAATGCACATAGCCCAAGCACACTGAGCATCTCTCCTTTTGGGTTACCACTACATAGCCCGTATCTGAACCAGCTACCTTATAACACAGTTAGTGAGCTTCCAGTACACACATAAAAGAACCCCCTTCACTGTTAAATATAGATAAGCTCCCTAGAAACAAACTGAACTGTTATTCTGTGGTTTGGCAAGACTGAACATCCCCCTTTTTAGTGTAGGTTGCTGCAGTCTTTTCTTATTAGCCACAGGATCTAGGCAGCCCGCTCCAGAGTATAACCACTGAGGGCTGCGAAGATCAGGGTGGTTTTAGGGGAGAATAAATCCATAAATCCTAAGAGGAAGATGTTTCCCCTGTACCTGGACACCTTTAAGTGAGCAGCTCAAAGCAGAGGCTGCTccatggggaagaaaagggagatgCTGTAGGGAAGATGCTCCCATGGCAAGGTTATCTTTGCCTGCAGAGCAAAGGAGCCACCTCCAGCAAAAGCTGGAGACAACCAGGGATCAGGTGCTCCTCTGGCTAGGCCAACAAATCCCCATCAGCTGATTCCACTATGACCCCCCAGAGCCTCACCCCACAACTCCTTCAGCCCAGAGTTTACTCCATCAGACCCAAAGGCCTACAGTCCCACCAATGGTTCTCCTGCTcacttctccctcctccctgtgtGCTTTGGGGTACACAGTATGTACCCCCACCCTTtgcatcctcctcttcctcccttctgGAGGCCACAGCTACTCACCCAGGAACTGCACGGCAAAGTAGCAGGCCTCAGTCAGCAGGGTCCAGCGGATAATCACCTTTTCTGCCGTGTAGAGAGCGTTCCACATGATGAGAGAGATGCCTGCAGAAGAGGAGTACAGCAGAGCTGCCCAAGGGGCTCAGGAAGGGGCAGCTGGTGCCCAAGAGAAATGTTTCTGCCTCCCATGGATGGAGGGataaagggaaggagggagggatgcaagaaaggagggaggaagaaatggATGGatagaaggaaagaggaaggtaatgagggatggatggaaggagGAAGGTAAGAAGGGATGAATGGGAGCAAGGAGGAAGGTAAGAAAGGATGATGGAAGCAAGGAGAAAGGTAAGAAGGGATGGAAGGAAGTAGGTAAGAAGGGATGGAAGCAAGGAAGAAGGTAAGAAAGGATGATGGAAGCAAGGAGGAAGGTAAAaagggatggatggaaggagGGATGAAGGGAGGGACAGACGCGTTCCGCCGGCGGCCGCGCTCGCCCCGCGCCGTGCCCGTTGCAGTCCCAGATGCCGCCGCCAGGTGGCGCTGCAGGCTGCGGGACGGACCGGCCGGCACCGGCACCCCGCAGCCGCTGGCCTCAGCCCCTCCGacaccccccaaaaccaacccaacgCATCCCATTAGCAGCCCCTGCCTGCCCTTTGCTGCCTGCGGCTCCAAAGAGGCACCCGGGTGCGCACGCAGAAGGTGCAGTCCCGGTGCTGAGCTACACAATCCCCGTGTCTTGAATTCCTCCACTCCTTTCACAGACCATTCCTCTAAGCTCCCTGCACCCTCCTGTCCTTTGCTCCCCACCTCTTCCGTCCCCTGCATGGGACCCTCCCGGGATGCCATCACTTGCGCCTTCTCTCTTCCCACTCCCACAAAAAGGATCTGCTCCCAACTTGATCCTGGTATAGGTGCATGGGACCTTCCTGGGATGCTATTGCCTGTCCCTTTTCTCTTCCCACTCCCATGAGAAAGGTCTGGTCCCAGCTTCATCCCCAGCAGCCCACCCACTCCCATGAGAAAGGTCTGGTCCCAGCTTCATCCCCAGCAGCCCACCTCCCAGTGCCCTATCTCCCAGCCCATCCCCAAACTGCCTTTGCTGGGGCACTTGGGATACATCCTTGATATTAGGGCATGCACATCCATCCCTTCTTACCCTACCTGCAACGAGCCTGAGCCCCTCCTAGGAAAAAGCTGAGCTTTTCAAAGCACCCCTAAACAATTTCTTTGCTAAGAAGAGATGTTGTCCTCTCCCACTGCAGCTGTACACAGGTTTTGTCCCCTCCTGCTGTTTTGGCATCTCTCATCCCTTCACTCTACATGGCAGCAGCATGATCTGGGTACAACAGCACAGCACTCACTGAGGAGAGCTCCTCCATAGAGCCGGATGGGAGTCTTGCTGCTCGCCGGTTCCTCCTCGAAGATGGCATCGTAAAGCTGGTCAGGGAAAGCAAGCGCCTGGCAGAGGCAAGGAGAGACTCAGCAGCCTGCACTGGACACCAAAACATGCCCCTCACTGGGGCAGCAGCGCTCCAGCATCAGCCTTTATGGGACTGGAGCTGCTGGCCAGGAAATGGGGAATTAAGGAGATGCAAGAAGTATCAGTGTCAGCTCCTGGCTTCATGGCTGGTTTCTACAGCTGCTGGTGCCGTGCTGTGTGTGGTTTATGACCCTGCTAATGAAAACAGACCCGGGTAATGGGAACAAACCATCAAGGACACCGCTGGCAAAGCCTATTACTGATACATGGTGAGAGCAAAGGCCTtgcaagaggaagcagcagcagctgctggaggaaaggaagcagGATAAATGCCAAGGAGCCAAGCTGGGGCAC of the Melopsittacus undulatus isolate bMelUnd1 chromosome 4, bMelUnd1.mat.Z, whole genome shotgun sequence genome contains:
- the TP53I11 gene encoding tumor protein p53-inducible protein 11, with product MAAKQPPPLMKKHSQTDLVSRLKTRKILGVGGEDDDGEVHRSKISQVLGNEIKFAVREPLGLRVWQLVSAVMFSGVAIMALAFPDQLYDAIFEEEPASSKTPIRLYGGALLSISLIMWNALYTAEKVIIRWTLLTEACYFAVQFLVTTVSLVESSRIATGAMLLLVSRVLFILISIYYYYQVGRRPKKV